From the Oleiphilus messinensis genome, one window contains:
- a CDS encoding PAS domain-containing sensor histidine kinase: MVARLFSTRYFPLLTVVVLLFAFTLHNGYRIYHTNKGEQTRIKSEIFWMFYQAERQYLRLLLSLSNELNGVAAEPDESVIDQFDIVWGFQIALETLTRRNPDMVVKLPVLSAASKQLGRSLQTNESAIISLATLPESEKLALLAELRRLEPLLQDAVVGLINLDNAEQKEHRETLASLTERALASLSLALLVVFSTAIFLLREMQAKDALSSALQVKSDSLEKSQHQLDSAQKIASAASFEYRVSENHLVPSRYLADIMGWTLDEPLPLDALLNAFIDPEQRQVISAMIVTEQVGGMAEAILRLKNEEDRLVEFNLDVSQDSSGAKVIFGTLHDITRLKDAEQLAWSLNNDLEFRVAERTQALQVSSQALKDSNRQLQAARIEAEAASQAKTEFLATISHELRTPMNAILGLTRVCLKTDLTEKQSRMLNEVCQAGEDLNAVINEMLEYAELDAGKIMVIDQSFNLRTVLERVAGVYQWLAERKSLEVRIEVDAELPELILGDNEILHRALLYLFNNAVKFTEQGEVGLNCELRERQGDVLIVRFSVTDTGPGIPGDIQAAIFEAFRQGDGSSTRSHGGTGLGLTLSEKLVRVLGGHIQLYSQENVGSMFCFDIPLKAGKKGHTREDACGVPAGP; encoded by the coding sequence ATGGTTGCTCGTCTGTTTTCAACACGTTACTTTCCATTGCTTACGGTCGTTGTGCTGCTTTTCGCATTCACCCTGCATAATGGTTACCGTATTTATCACACCAATAAAGGTGAACAAACCCGTATCAAATCTGAAATCTTCTGGATGTTTTACCAGGCAGAGCGCCAGTATCTGCGCTTATTGTTGTCTTTAAGTAATGAATTGAATGGTGTCGCCGCTGAGCCTGATGAATCCGTAATTGATCAATTCGATATTGTCTGGGGTTTCCAGATTGCACTGGAAACGCTGACTCGCAGGAATCCGGATATGGTGGTCAAACTCCCCGTATTGTCTGCGGCGTCGAAGCAATTGGGACGAAGTCTGCAAACCAATGAATCGGCGATCATCAGCCTTGCCACGCTTCCGGAATCCGAGAAGCTGGCATTACTGGCGGAGCTTCGGCGGCTCGAGCCCTTGTTGCAGGATGCCGTTGTCGGATTGATTAATCTGGATAATGCCGAACAGAAAGAACACCGGGAAACCCTTGCAAGTTTGACCGAACGTGCATTGGCATCGTTATCGCTGGCCCTGTTGGTGGTGTTTTCCACGGCAATTTTTCTCCTGCGTGAGATGCAGGCGAAAGATGCGTTGTCGAGTGCACTGCAGGTGAAGTCCGACTCCCTGGAAAAAAGTCAGCATCAGCTCGATAGTGCGCAAAAGATCGCGAGTGCTGCCAGCTTTGAGTACAGGGTGTCAGAAAATCATCTGGTGCCCTCCCGTTACCTTGCTGACATTATGGGGTGGACGCTCGATGAGCCATTACCACTGGATGCGCTGTTGAATGCGTTTATTGATCCCGAGCAGCGTCAGGTGATTTCAGCCATGATCGTCACAGAACAAGTCGGCGGCATGGCTGAAGCCATTCTCCGATTGAAAAATGAAGAAGACCGGCTTGTAGAGTTTAATCTCGATGTCAGCCAGGATTCCTCGGGTGCGAAGGTCATCTTTGGAACATTGCATGACATCACTCGCTTGAAAGACGCGGAACAGCTGGCCTGGAGCCTGAATAATGATCTTGAGTTCCGGGTCGCCGAAAGAACCCAGGCTTTACAGGTGAGCTCTCAAGCTCTGAAAGATTCAAACCGCCAACTTCAGGCCGCTCGGATCGAAGCGGAAGCGGCGAGTCAGGCGAAAACTGAATTTCTGGCAACTATCAGCCATGAACTCCGTACCCCGATGAATGCCATACTGGGGTTGACTCGGGTTTGCCTGAAAACGGATTTGACTGAAAAGCAGAGTCGAATGCTGAATGAGGTCTGTCAGGCTGGAGAAGACTTGAACGCCGTCATCAATGAAATGCTCGAGTATGCAGAATTGGATGCCGGAAAAATTATGGTAATCGATCAGAGTTTCAATTTGCGCACGGTCCTTGAGCGGGTCGCGGGGGTCTATCAATGGCTCGCAGAGCGTAAAAGTCTCGAAGTACGAATTGAAGTCGATGCGGAATTGCCTGAGTTAATCCTGGGCGATAATGAAATTCTGCATCGCGCGCTGCTGTATCTGTTTAATAATGCCGTCAAATTTACCGAGCAAGGGGAAGTCGGGTTGAATTGTGAATTGCGTGAGCGGCAGGGTGATGTTTTGATCGTCCGGTTTTCGGTAACCGACACAGGACCGGGTATACCCGGTGATATTCAGGCGGCTATTTTCGAGGCTTTTCGTCAGGGGGATGGGTCATCTACCCGATCCCATGGTGGCACAGGATTGGGTCTGACACTCAGTGAAAAGCTGGTGCGTGTGCTCGGTGGCCATATCCAGTTATATTCTCAGGAAAATGTAGGCAGCATGTTTTGTTTCGATATTCCGTTGAAAGCAGGTAAAAAGGGGCACACCCGGGAAGACGCGTGCGGGGTGCCCGCAGGGCCCTGA
- a CDS encoding ATP-binding protein — MFKAFGRLWLFIILPLVVLLYPSDYNPINSLSNWLFQDRVVNTYQGTFYLLEKRLNQHPQSEWVEQFPDITRNFVYDIKLIPTNEASDSEIIVENLKQGKFAYLDDDDVSVLARQVSGSDLSIYMYLDIGEDLDTINSARGPLTLLRDELLTLERVQWGTRLAALEPEFAFPLTLVPLDGLKLSERKLQQLQQKGITYELSEERYTILYISLTEQELLRAGPAPMPGSIEKALVAIFSMVIGALSIGMILFLYPLWRDLNKLAGTASSFGEGYLDRRAELGKRSIVIRLASSFNAMADRIENMIKSQRDLTNAIAHDLRTPLSRLSFAFEMLDHDDVSEEDRRRYSRSIGTSIDTLDHLIQQILALSRYSRAADVAQFSHSKLALALQDATELTQAAYPKLNIGCDISPELHTETVFSDRRAILRALDNLLGNAVRFAKSTIEIDFVTTETHYCLRVSDDGPGIPEQDYEKVFLPFSQLGNAQREISKEHGLGLAIVKQIALWHRGTIQLKRSNLGGAQFELCWPRVQEHKVP, encoded by the coding sequence ATGTTTAAAGCCTTTGGTCGCTTATGGTTATTTATCATTTTACCCTTAGTCGTGCTGCTCTATCCCAGTGATTACAACCCCATCAACAGCCTGAGTAACTGGCTATTCCAGGATCGGGTGGTGAACACCTACCAAGGCACGTTCTATCTACTCGAGAAACGCCTTAACCAGCACCCCCAGTCAGAGTGGGTAGAACAATTTCCAGACATCACCCGCAATTTTGTTTATGACATCAAATTGATTCCCACCAATGAGGCCAGTGACTCCGAAATTATTGTTGAAAACCTGAAACAGGGTAAATTTGCCTATCTGGATGATGACGATGTTTCCGTATTGGCACGTCAGGTTTCAGGCTCTGATTTGAGCATCTACATGTATCTGGATATCGGCGAAGATCTGGACACCATCAATTCCGCCCGGGGCCCTCTCACGTTACTTCGGGATGAGTTACTGACGCTTGAGCGAGTTCAATGGGGCACGCGACTCGCAGCGTTGGAGCCAGAATTTGCTTTTCCATTAACCCTGGTGCCTTTAGATGGACTCAAGCTATCCGAACGAAAACTACAACAATTGCAGCAAAAAGGCATAACCTACGAACTGAGTGAGGAACGCTACACTATTCTTTACATTTCGTTAACCGAGCAAGAGCTATTAAGGGCGGGCCCGGCCCCGATGCCTGGTTCGATCGAAAAAGCATTGGTCGCCATTTTCAGCATGGTCATTGGTGCCTTGTCCATTGGCATGATTTTGTTTCTCTATCCATTGTGGCGGGATCTGAATAAACTGGCCGGTACCGCCTCATCCTTTGGCGAAGGCTATCTTGACCGACGCGCAGAGCTGGGTAAACGATCCATCGTAATCCGGTTAGCCAGCTCCTTTAACGCCATGGCGGATCGAATTGAAAACATGATCAAAAGCCAGCGTGACCTGACCAATGCCATCGCCCATGATCTAAGAACACCGCTGTCCCGCCTTAGTTTCGCATTTGAAATGCTGGATCACGATGACGTATCCGAAGAGGATCGACGCCGGTATAGTCGAAGTATCGGTACCAGTATCGATACGCTAGATCACCTGATCCAACAGATACTGGCGCTGTCACGCTACAGTCGCGCCGCAGATGTTGCGCAATTCAGTCACTCTAAACTTGCGTTGGCACTGCAGGATGCAACAGAGTTGACACAAGCGGCCTACCCTAAGCTGAATATCGGTTGCGATATCAGCCCGGAACTGCATACAGAAACTGTATTTTCCGATCGCAGAGCAATACTCCGAGCGCTGGATAACCTGTTAGGCAACGCCGTTCGATTTGCCAAATCAACCATCGAAATTGATTTCGTGACAACGGAAACCCATTATTGTCTGCGCGTTTCAGATGATGGCCCCGGCATTCCCGAACAGGACTACGAAAAAGTCTTTCTGCCCTTCAGCCAATTGGGTAACGCACAACGAGAGATATCGAAGGAACACGGTCTCGGGTTAGCTATTGTCAAACAGATTGCACTCTGGCATCGCGGCACGATTCAATTGAAGCGCTCTAATTTGGGCGGTGCACAGTTCGAACTGTGCTGGCCCAGAGTACAGGAGCACAAGGTCCCGTGA
- a CDS encoding response regulator — protein sequence MDHYALSEQKYRLILVEDDDELSSLVQEYLTKNGFEVSVVQDGSQAVEQILSAQPDLVILDIMLPGLSGMEVCRQVRNGYSAPILMLTALDEDMDQMLGLELGADDYVIKPIKPRLLLSRIRALLRRSEITGRGALVPSAGDRAVSDSSTSNPSTANPTSAQTKDGQAASPGAIPVPSLKSNGLEIDFQSRTVHINQRMVHLTTAEFDLLSLLAKKSGSTVSRDEILHNLRGFEYDGLDRSIDRRISRLRKKLNDDPIEPKLIKTVRGKGYLLCPVTPNENKSEE from the coding sequence ATGGACCACTATGCATTATCAGAACAAAAATACCGTCTTATTTTGGTAGAAGACGACGACGAACTGTCTTCGCTGGTACAGGAATACCTGACTAAAAATGGCTTTGAGGTCTCCGTTGTACAGGACGGGTCACAGGCAGTTGAGCAAATTCTTTCAGCACAGCCCGATCTGGTGATACTGGATATCATGCTACCCGGACTTTCCGGTATGGAAGTATGTCGACAGGTTCGAAACGGTTATTCCGCCCCCATTTTAATGCTAACCGCACTGGATGAGGACATGGATCAGATGCTGGGACTGGAGTTAGGTGCAGATGATTATGTCATCAAACCCATTAAACCCCGCCTGCTGCTATCCCGGATAAGAGCACTCCTGAGGCGTTCGGAGATTACCGGGCGGGGAGCACTTGTCCCGTCCGCCGGTGATCGGGCTGTATCAGATTCAAGTACATCAAATCCAAGCACAGCAAATCCAACTAGTGCGCAAACGAAAGACGGTCAGGCTGCCAGCCCTGGCGCTATACCCGTCCCTTCGCTTAAGAGTAACGGGCTGGAAATTGACTTTCAGTCACGCACGGTGCACATCAATCAGCGCATGGTTCATTTAACAACGGCGGAGTTTGATTTGCTCTCGTTGTTAGCCAAAAAAAGTGGGTCCACCGTTTCCCGTGATGAAATCCTGCATAACCTTCGTGGTTTCGAATACGACGGCCTTGATCGTTCCATTGATAGGCGAATCTCGCGACTGCGCAAGAAACTGAACGACGACCCCATCGAACCCAAACTGATTAAAACCGTACGCGGCAAAGGCTACTTACTCTGCCCGGTTACACCAAATGAAAACAAGTCCGAGGAGTAA